One window of the Nocardia huaxiensis genome contains the following:
- a CDS encoding helix-turn-helix transcriptional regulator, producing MARNWPMVERENELESIRSALTGDDFVGAVLTGDAGVGKTTLARQATAAVGGNIRWVAGTESARSIPLGVFAHMVGVYTAHDPVTFMAAAREALLADGHTIIGVDDAHLLDQLSATLLLQLAIDKAAHIVATVRSGVPVPDAVTSLWKDGHLLRIDLSPFTQRQSVELVESMLGGQLEGFTANLMWESSGGNALFLRHLVEGALEAGTLRQVNGVWQLRGRAAVTSELAALLEDRVEQLPESVLRVLELLTFCEPIDLDVLCELAGEEAVEMAESRGVIRIVENSHQLLVRYNHPLFGEVIRRRLGIASARRLRGRLYSSLKERRINSASDRIRLAELALDSDKSADLELFEAAAADAIGLANLPLGERFARAAVERRGGVEAADLLARALLWQGHRIEAERTLAAFDPDRMNEVQLARWGGTRVANLFWSMGDSDRADEVLDSVRSRVKHPKISIILDGLASACAVHENRLDEAFALAEPVMETEGAPPWAVWWAAFGGGLALALMGRGDAARQYAERGRAVESHIDGLNRFMSQHAEVLALTFTGDFDAARHCASGPYAYSSPGQYVAWGMNKILHGTVDVAQGRFPQGIDNLEQAIAALTAEGAASWMIPARLRLAEAYSALGRTADAAESIAAAIERGGRHSAVYDPQLEIAKAWQAAAEGMVSPAIRIALGAADAAARSRQHAIEAIALHAAARFGDQTVAGRLADLAARVDGRLVQAQARHAVAVAAHDGPGLDSAAAEFEQIGALLSAADAAAQAASAHERAGDRRRLLESAATANRLAAACGGASTPALRQSAQPLPLTSREREIASLVAAGLSNRQIADRLTVSVRTVEGHLYRACIKLDVTDREALAELMRGGSSFGKPES from the coding sequence ATGGCTCGGAATTGGCCGATGGTCGAACGCGAGAACGAGCTCGAATCGATACGGTCGGCGCTGACCGGCGACGATTTCGTCGGCGCGGTTCTCACCGGTGACGCGGGGGTCGGCAAGACCACCCTCGCACGTCAGGCGACCGCCGCCGTCGGCGGGAACATCCGATGGGTCGCGGGCACCGAATCCGCCCGCAGCATCCCGCTCGGCGTGTTCGCGCACATGGTGGGGGTGTACACCGCGCACGACCCGGTGACCTTCATGGCCGCCGCGCGCGAAGCCCTGCTCGCGGACGGGCACACCATCATCGGCGTCGACGACGCACATCTGCTCGATCAGCTGTCGGCGACCCTGCTGCTGCAGCTGGCCATCGACAAGGCCGCGCACATCGTCGCCACCGTACGCAGCGGGGTACCGGTGCCGGACGCGGTGACCTCGCTCTGGAAAGACGGGCATCTGCTGCGAATCGACCTGTCGCCCTTCACCCAACGGCAGAGCGTCGAACTCGTGGAATCCATGCTCGGCGGACAACTGGAGGGCTTCACCGCCAACCTCATGTGGGAATCCTCCGGAGGGAACGCGCTTTTCCTGCGACACCTCGTGGAGGGTGCGCTGGAAGCGGGCACGCTGCGGCAGGTCAACGGGGTGTGGCAGTTGCGCGGACGCGCCGCCGTCACCTCGGAACTGGCTGCGCTGCTGGAGGATCGGGTCGAACAGCTGCCCGAATCCGTGCTGCGGGTGCTGGAACTGCTCACCTTCTGCGAACCCATCGACCTGGACGTGCTGTGTGAACTCGCGGGCGAGGAAGCCGTCGAGATGGCCGAATCACGCGGCGTCATAAGGATTGTGGAGAACAGCCACCAGCTGCTGGTGCGGTACAACCATCCACTGTTCGGCGAGGTTATCCGGCGGCGGCTGGGCATCGCGTCGGCGCGGCGGCTGCGCGGGCGGCTGTACTCGTCGCTGAAGGAACGTCGGATCAACTCCGCCTCCGACCGCATTCGTTTGGCCGAATTGGCTTTGGACAGTGACAAATCCGCGGATCTGGAACTGTTCGAGGCGGCAGCGGCCGACGCCATCGGATTGGCGAATCTGCCCCTGGGAGAACGCTTCGCGCGAGCGGCCGTGGAGCGACGCGGCGGGGTCGAAGCCGCCGACCTGCTGGCTCGCGCGCTGCTCTGGCAGGGGCATCGCATCGAGGCCGAACGCACGCTCGCCGCCTTCGACCCGGACCGGATGAACGAGGTGCAGCTGGCGCGTTGGGGCGGCACCCGCGTAGCGAATCTCTTTTGGTCCATGGGCGATTCGGATCGCGCCGACGAAGTGCTGGACTCGGTGCGCAGCCGGGTGAAACACCCCAAGATCTCGATCATTCTCGACGGGCTGGCCTCCGCGTGCGCCGTCCACGAGAACCGCCTCGACGAAGCGTTCGCGCTGGCCGAACCCGTCATGGAGACCGAAGGCGCGCCGCCGTGGGCGGTGTGGTGGGCGGCCTTCGGCGGCGGACTCGCCTTGGCGCTCATGGGACGTGGCGATGCCGCGCGACAGTACGCGGAGCGCGGGCGGGCGGTGGAATCGCACATCGACGGGCTCAACCGGTTCATGTCCCAGCACGCGGAAGTCCTGGCGCTCACCTTCACCGGGGATTTCGACGCCGCAAGGCATTGCGCCAGTGGACCTTACGCGTACTCGTCGCCCGGACAGTATGTGGCGTGGGGGATGAACAAGATCCTGCACGGCACCGTCGACGTGGCGCAGGGGCGATTCCCGCAGGGCATCGACAATCTGGAGCAGGCGATCGCCGCCTTGACCGCAGAAGGCGCCGCATCGTGGATGATTCCGGCGAGACTCCGTCTGGCGGAAGCATATTCGGCACTGGGCCGGACCGCCGACGCCGCCGAATCCATTGCCGCGGCCATCGAGCGGGGCGGGCGGCACAGCGCCGTCTACGATCCGCAGCTCGAGATCGCCAAAGCGTGGCAGGCGGCCGCCGAAGGCATGGTGAGCCCGGCCATTCGGATCGCCCTCGGGGCGGCGGATGCGGCGGCGCGTTCGCGTCAGCACGCCATCGAAGCGATCGCGTTGCATGCCGCGGCGCGGTTCGGTGATCAGACCGTGGCGGGGCGGTTGGCCGATCTGGCCGCGCGGGTGGATGGGCGGCTGGTGCAGGCGCAGGCCCGGCACGCGGTGGCCGTCGCGGCGCACGACGGGCCCGGATTGGATTCCGCCGCAGCGGAATTCGAGCAGATCGGAGCGCTGTTGTCGGCGGCCGACGCCGCCGCGCAGGCCGCGTCCGCGCACGAGCGGGCCGGGGATCGGCGGCGGCTGCTCGAATCCGCGGCCACCGCGAATCGTCTCGCGGCGGCCTGCGGTGGGGCCAGCACGCCGGCACTGCGGCAATCCGCGCAACCGCTGCCGCTCACCTCGCGGGAGCGGGAGATCGCGAGCCTGGTGGCGGCCGGCCTGTCGAACCGGCAGATCGCGGACCGGCTCACGGTTTCGGTGCGGACCGTCGAGGGGCACCTCTATCGCGCCTGCATCAAGCTCGATGTCACCGACCGGGAGGCGCTGGCCGAACTCATGCGCGGAGGGTCATCTTTCGGCAAACCCGAGAGCTGA
- a CDS encoding methylated-DNA--[protein]-cysteine S-methyltransferase yields the protein MSAPPRPHASAALFDTAIGACAIAWSATGVVRFALPEPVRSATRTHILRRHRMLDFREAVPTPAITRAIEKIQAHLTGELDDLRWIPLDTSAINDFDRAVYTIARAIPPGHTLSYGAVADRIGAPGAAQAVGQSLGRNPIPLIVPCHRVLAADHALHGFSAPGGINTKLRLLEIERTPGFGEPTLF from the coding sequence ATGTCCGCCCCGCCCCGCCCGCACGCCTCGGCGGCGCTCTTCGACACCGCGATCGGCGCCTGCGCCATCGCCTGGAGCGCCACCGGGGTGGTGCGGTTCGCACTCCCCGAGCCGGTCCGGTCCGCCACCCGCACCCACATCCTGCGCCGCCACCGCATGCTCGACTTCCGTGAGGCCGTGCCCACCCCCGCCATCACCCGGGCCATCGAGAAGATCCAGGCCCACCTCACCGGCGAGCTCGACGACCTGCGCTGGATTCCCTTGGACACCAGCGCGATCAACGATTTCGACCGCGCCGTCTACACCATCGCTCGCGCCATCCCGCCCGGCCACACCCTCAGCTACGGCGCCGTCGCCGACCGCATAGGCGCTCCGGGCGCCGCCCAGGCCGTCGGACAATCCCTGGGCCGCAACCCGATTCCCCTCATCGTCCCCTGCCACCGCGTCCTCGCCGCAGACCACGCCCTGCACGGTTTCTCCGCTCCCGGCGGCATCAACACCAAGCTGCGACTACTCGAAATAGAACGCACCCCCGGCTTCGGCGAACCCACCCTCTTCTGA
- a CDS encoding PLP-dependent aminotransferase family protein: MAIRVIGAASLTRDLGRWRHDEPGAAADSNRRPSRPAYVALAESIRLLIHDGRAPLGVALPSERDLATTLAVSRTTVTSAYALLREHGYLISRQGSRSTVALPPTIVHDGTKPARSLLAMMAQPEVPTIDMTFAAMSAPAEMTDAYSFALQGLPTYLGTHGMDPVGMLMLREALARRYTERGLPTDPEQILVTLGAQHGLRLLLNVLTTPAERVLIEHPSYPNAIEAIRDVGARPVPVPMLPDGWDLAGIRSAARQTAASVAYMVPDYNNPTGLLLDAEGRAELASIARDTRMTVIVDESMVDLHLTDGEIMPPAASFARNSEIVTIGSASKSFWGGLRVGWIRANQSLITKLLGTRSTVDLGTPVMDQLATVYLLQNETEILTTRRHQLRSRRAALLEAIAEELPEWRVSPGAGGMSLWAQLPAPVSTALAATAPNHGVLLAAGPRFGVQGAFERFIRLPFTHEEPDIRVAVKSIAAAYAALTPHAADPLAPLAPLY; this comes from the coding sequence ATGGCGATACGAGTGATCGGCGCGGCCAGCCTGACCCGCGACCTGGGACGGTGGCGGCACGACGAACCCGGCGCTGCGGCGGACAGCAATCGGCGGCCTTCCCGGCCCGCGTATGTTGCGCTCGCGGAGAGCATTCGGCTCCTCATCCACGACGGCCGCGCACCGCTGGGCGTGGCGCTGCCCAGCGAACGGGATTTGGCCACCACCCTCGCGGTCAGCCGCACCACCGTCACCTCCGCGTACGCGCTGCTGCGCGAACACGGGTATCTGATCAGCCGGCAGGGCTCCCGCAGCACCGTGGCACTGCCGCCCACGATCGTGCACGACGGCACCAAACCGGCCCGCAGCCTGCTGGCCATGATGGCGCAGCCCGAGGTGCCGACCATCGACATGACCTTCGCCGCCATGTCCGCGCCCGCCGAGATGACCGACGCGTATTCCTTTGCCCTGCAAGGTCTTCCAACCTATCTGGGCACGCACGGCATGGACCCCGTCGGCATGCTCATGCTGCGCGAGGCGCTGGCCCGCCGCTACACCGAGCGCGGCCTGCCCACCGATCCGGAGCAGATTCTGGTGACTCTCGGTGCGCAGCACGGACTTCGGCTGCTGCTGAACGTGCTCACCACGCCCGCCGAGCGCGTGCTCATCGAACACCCCTCCTACCCCAATGCCATCGAGGCCATCCGCGATGTGGGCGCCCGGCCGGTCCCGGTGCCCATGCTCCCGGACGGCTGGGATCTGGCCGGAATCCGCAGTGCCGCAAGGCAAACCGCCGCCAGCGTCGCCTACATGGTGCCCGACTACAACAACCCCACCGGCCTGCTGCTGGACGCCGAGGGCCGCGCCGAACTGGCCTCCATCGCCCGCGACACCCGCATGACCGTCATCGTCGACGAATCCATGGTGGATCTGCACCTCACCGACGGCGAAATCATGCCTCCCGCAGCCTCTTTCGCCCGCAACTCGGAGATAGTCACCATCGGCTCGGCCTCGAAATCCTTCTGGGGCGGCCTGCGCGTGGGCTGGATCCGCGCGAACCAGTCACTCATCACCAAACTGCTCGGCACCCGCTCCACCGTCGACCTCGGCACCCCGGTCATGGATCAGCTGGCCACGGTCTATCTGCTGCAGAACGAGACCGAAATCCTCACCACCAGAAGGCACCAGCTGCGCTCCCGGCGCGCGGCGCTACTCGAAGCCATTGCCGAGGAGCTGCCCGAATGGCGGGTCTCCCCCGGCGCGGGCGGCATGTCCCTGTGGGCCCAACTCCCCGCCCCGGTATCGACGGCTCTCGCCGCCACCGCCCCCAACCACGGCGTATTACTCGCCGCCGGACCACGTTTCGGCGTTCAGGGCGCATTCGAACGCTTCATCCGCCTCCCCTTCACCCACGAGGAACCCGACATCCGCGTGGCCGTGAAGTCCATCGCCGCCGCCTACGCCGCCCTGACCCCACACGCGGCAGACCCCCTCGCTCCACTGGCCCCGCTGTATTGA
- a CDS encoding adenylosuccinate synthase, with product MPAIVLIGAQWGDEGKGKATDLLGDRVQWVVRYQGGNNAGHTVVLPNGDKFALHLIPSGILTPDVTNVIGNGVVVDPGVLLAELGGLEERGVDTSRLLLSADAHLIMPYHVAIDKVTERFLGNKKIGTTGRGIGPCYQDKVARVGVRVADVLDEKILTQKVEAALEFKNQVLVKIYNRRALDPAQVVDEVLTKAEGFKHRIADSRLLLNEALERGEIVLLEGSQGTLLDVDHGTYPYVTSSNPTSGGAAVGAGVGPNKITTVLGILKAYTTRVGSGPFPTELFDNSGEYLAKTGGEVGVTTGRARRTGWFDAVIGRYATRVNGITDYFLTKLDVLSSLDTIPICVAYEIDGKRVDEMPTTQTDFHHAKPIYEEMPGWWEDISGCRTFEELPVNAQAYVKRLEELSGARVSCIGVGPGRDQTIVRHDILSK from the coding sequence ATGCCGGCAATCGTGCTGATCGGCGCCCAGTGGGGCGACGAGGGCAAGGGCAAAGCAACCGACCTGCTCGGTGACCGGGTCCAATGGGTTGTCCGCTACCAGGGCGGAAACAATGCGGGTCACACCGTGGTGCTGCCCAACGGCGACAAGTTCGCGCTGCACCTCATCCCCTCCGGCATTCTCACCCCCGATGTGACCAACGTCATCGGCAATGGCGTGGTCGTCGATCCGGGCGTGCTGCTGGCCGAACTCGGCGGTCTGGAAGAGCGCGGCGTGGACACCTCCCGCCTGCTGCTCTCGGCCGACGCGCACCTGATCATGCCGTACCACGTGGCCATCGATAAGGTCACCGAACGCTTCCTCGGCAACAAGAAGATCGGCACCACCGGCCGCGGCATCGGCCCCTGCTACCAGGACAAGGTCGCCCGCGTCGGCGTCCGCGTGGCCGATGTGCTGGACGAGAAGATCCTCACCCAGAAGGTCGAGGCCGCACTGGAATTCAAGAACCAGGTGCTGGTGAAGATCTACAACCGCCGGGCGCTGGATCCCGCGCAGGTGGTGGACGAGGTGCTCACCAAGGCCGAGGGCTTCAAGCACCGCATCGCCGATTCCCGCCTGCTGCTCAACGAGGCGCTCGAGCGCGGCGAGATCGTGCTGCTCGAAGGTTCGCAGGGCACCCTGCTGGACGTCGACCACGGCACCTACCCGTACGTGACCTCCTCCAACCCGACCTCGGGCGGCGCGGCGGTGGGCGCGGGCGTCGGCCCCAACAAGATCACCACCGTGCTCGGCATCCTCAAGGCGTACACCACCCGCGTCGGCTCCGGCCCGTTCCCGACCGAGCTGTTCGACAACTCGGGCGAATACCTGGCCAAGACCGGCGGCGAGGTCGGCGTCACCACCGGCCGCGCCCGCCGCACCGGCTGGTTCGACGCCGTGATCGGCCGCTACGCCACCCGCGTCAACGGCATCACCGACTACTTCCTCACCAAGCTGGACGTCCTCTCCAGCCTGGACACCATCCCGATCTGCGTCGCCTACGAGATCGACGGCAAGCGTGTGGACGAAATGCCCACCACGCAAACCGATTTCCACCACGCCAAGCCCATCTACGAAGAGATGCCCGGCTGGTGGGAGGACATCTCCGGCTGCCGCACCTTCGAAGAGTTGCCGGTGAACGCCCAGGCGTACGTGAAGCGCCTGGAAGAGCTTTCAGGCGCGCGGGTCTCCTGCATCGGCGTCGGCCCCGGCCGCGACCAGACCATCGTCCGCCACGACATCCTGTCGAAGTAG
- a CDS encoding site-2 protease family protein yields the protein MTFPQVGRAHGAVRPSPVFLLVVLIAVAGGALAWDSAEWESWQAKLGVFIMVVAGWIVSVCLHEFAHAYVAWRAGDRDVEVRGYLTLNPLKYSHPLLSIGLPVVFIALGGFALPGGAVYVHSHNFSPRTQRILSGAGPAVNAVLAILLLVLIRVFGESAEYSNMPFWFGLSFLAFLQITATVLNLIPVPGTDGYGILEPSLSYQTRRSMDQIKPYGVLLLVAVLFFVPQVNQAFFNGIYALFTLSGVPEWWSVNGSILTRFWS from the coding sequence ATGACCTTCCCGCAGGTGGGGCGCGCGCACGGCGCGGTGCGACCGAGTCCGGTGTTCCTCCTCGTCGTGCTGATCGCGGTCGCGGGCGGCGCACTCGCCTGGGATTCCGCCGAATGGGAGTCGTGGCAGGCCAAACTCGGCGTCTTCATCATGGTCGTGGCGGGCTGGATCGTGTCGGTCTGCCTGCACGAGTTCGCGCACGCGTACGTGGCGTGGCGTGCCGGCGACCGCGATGTGGAGGTGCGCGGGTACCTCACCCTGAACCCCCTCAAGTACTCGCATCCCCTCCTATCGATCGGGCTACCGGTGGTGTTCATCGCGCTCGGCGGATTCGCTCTCCCCGGTGGCGCGGTATACGTGCACTCGCACAACTTCAGCCCCCGCACCCAGCGAATCCTGAGTGGCGCCGGCCCGGCCGTGAACGCAGTGCTCGCGATCCTGCTGCTGGTCCTCATCCGGGTGTTCGGCGAATCGGCGGAGTACTCGAACATGCCGTTCTGGTTCGGGCTGAGTTTCCTTGCGTTCCTGCAGATCACCGCGACCGTGCTGAACCTGATCCCGGTGCCCGGAACAGACGGGTACGGGATTCTGGAGCCGTCGCTGAGCTATCAGACGCGACGGTCGATGGATCAGATCAAGCCGTACGGCGTGCTGCTGCTGGTGGCGGTGCTGTTCTTCGTTCCGCAGGTGAATCAGGCATTCTTCAACGGCATCTACGCGCTGTTCACGCTGTCCGGGGTGCCGGAGTGGTGGTCGGTGAACGGGAGCATCCTGACGCGGTTCTGGAGCTGA
- a CDS encoding FUSC family protein: MTSGLADTFDAAKESVGSRLRKAGKRVRSSLLPIVQCAIGAGLAWFLAHHVIGHAQPFFAPMAAMISIGVSFGARLRRAVELIVGVAVGIGIGDLFVSQVGTGAWQIMVLVLVAMSTAVFLDGGPVITMQAASSAVLVATLLPPHSGGASLRMVDALVGGLVGIVVVAALPLHPVRRARQQAADILAVMGKSLTECADGLLEHDADKIKTALESVRGTQPAIDSLRNSLAGGSEIILISPMYWNSRKRLARLQAAADPLDNAIRNTRVLLRRALSSVRDDEVLDPRLIQEVEKLGQAVDVVRRMMLADPDEQPDPAEASRVLRKVGKGATKDLVDGSGISAHVVFAQLRSIVVDLMQVCGVRRLSAMALLPPTVPHPYVTPID, translated from the coding sequence TTGACCAGCGGCCTAGCCGACACCTTCGACGCTGCCAAGGAGAGCGTCGGTTCCCGCCTGCGCAAGGCGGGTAAACGGGTGCGCTCCTCACTGCTGCCGATCGTGCAGTGCGCGATCGGCGCGGGCCTGGCCTGGTTCCTCGCCCATCATGTGATCGGGCACGCGCAACCGTTCTTCGCGCCGATGGCCGCCATGATCTCCATCGGCGTCTCCTTCGGCGCCCGCCTGCGCCGCGCGGTCGAGCTGATCGTCGGAGTGGCGGTCGGCATCGGCATCGGCGACCTGTTCGTCTCGCAGGTGGGCACCGGTGCCTGGCAGATCATGGTGCTGGTGCTGGTGGCCATGAGCACCGCCGTCTTCCTGGACGGCGGCCCGGTGATCACCATGCAGGCGGCCAGTTCCGCGGTCCTGGTGGCGACCCTGCTGCCCCCGCATTCCGGCGGCGCGAGCCTGCGCATGGTGGACGCGCTGGTCGGCGGTCTGGTGGGAATCGTTGTGGTGGCGGCGCTTCCGCTGCATCCGGTGCGCCGGGCGCGGCAGCAGGCGGCCGACATTCTCGCCGTCATGGGCAAGTCACTCACCGAATGCGCGGACGGCCTGCTCGAACACGACGCCGACAAGATCAAGACGGCGCTCGAATCGGTGCGCGGCACGCAGCCCGCCATCGACTCGCTCCGCAACTCCCTGGCGGGCGGTTCCGAGATCATCCTGATCTCCCCGATGTACTGGAACTCGCGCAAACGCCTGGCCCGGCTGCAGGCCGCCGCCGACCCCCTCGACAATGCGATCCGCAATACGCGAGTCCTGCTGCGCCGCGCCCTCAGCTCCGTCCGCGACGACGAGGTGCTCGATCCGCGCCTGATCCAAGAAGTCGAGAAGCTCGGTCAGGCAGTCGATGTGGTGCGCCGCATGATGCTCGCCGACCCGGACGAACAGCCCGATCCAGCGGAAGCGTCACGCGTGCTGCGCAAGGTCGGCAAGGGCGCCACCAAGGATCTGGTCGACGGCTCCGGCATCTCCGCGCACGTGGTCTTCGCGCAGCTGCGTTCCATCGTGGTCGATCTGATGCAGGTGTGCGGTGTCCGCCGCCTCTCGGCAATGGCCCTGCTACCGCCGACCGTCCCGCACCCCTACGTCACCCCCATCGATTGA
- a CDS encoding DUF3151 domain-containing protein, translated as MTSFGDLLGPQPVLLPENLDAEEALLNKQDPVLVAAAHPTASIAWAHLAEAALERGAAAEEPVNHDIISAYAFARTGYHRGLDLLRRNGWKGFGPVPWSHEGNQGFLRSVGALAKAAKAIGETDEFARCLDLLEDCDPRAAAELGLD; from the coding sequence ATGACCTCCTTCGGTGATCTGCTCGGGCCGCAGCCGGTACTGCTTCCGGAAAACCTCGACGCCGAGGAGGCGTTGCTCAACAAGCAGGATCCGGTCCTGGTGGCCGCCGCGCACCCGACCGCCTCCATCGCCTGGGCCCACCTCGCGGAAGCCGCCCTGGAGCGCGGCGCGGCCGCCGAGGAACCCGTCAATCACGACATCATTTCCGCGTACGCGTTCGCCCGCACCGGCTACCACCGCGGCCTGGACCTGTTGCGCCGCAACGGCTGGAAGGGTTTCGGCCCGGTCCCGTGGAGCCACGAGGGCAACCAGGGATTCCTGCGCAGCGTCGGCGCCCTGGCCAAGGCCGCCAAGGCCATCGGCGAGACCGACGAGTTCGCCCGCTGCCTGGACCTGCTCGAGGACTGCGACCCGCGCGCCGCCGCCGAACTCGGCCTCGACTGA